One Falco peregrinus isolate bFalPer1 chromosome 6, bFalPer1.pri, whole genome shotgun sequence DNA segment encodes these proteins:
- the LOC106112324 gene encoding C-type lectin domain family 2 member L-like isoform X2 — translation MLVTDSFIPRREAPLGPTGAAMRCGGCGASDPLLPRLPPGDGCPAACSSAGLAAAIRKEQPLGTAAAPRRQDWPDTCVPLSFWRTVAGTVIVVSVILLCMRVTLKGPQLETCPDDWLYYQKKCYYHSEAVASWNSSQKSCSRYGAFLAVIDSHQELNFIMYRLRVTDFWIGLRRKGGKFFWANGESFDTKLIDSTLSQHRQGFLRPTEVLGTTLQDFMSIQQMTETVSV, via the exons ATGTTGGTGACGGATTCTTTCATCCCCCGGCGAGAGGCGCCGCTCGGCCCTACTGGCGCAGCGATGCgctgcggcggctgcggcgccTCCGACCCGCTGCTGCCCCGGTTGCCGCCTGGCGACGGCTGCCCCGCGGCCTGCAGCtcggcggggctggcggcggcgaTACGGAAGGAACAGCCGCTCGGGACAGCGGCAGCCCCCCGGCGGCAGGACTGGCCGG ATACATGCGTACCGCTCTCTTTTTGGAGAACAGTTGCAGGAACTGTCATCgttgtttctgtgattctgctgtGCATGAGGGTTACCTTAA AAGGTCCACAGCTGGAGACGTGCCCTGATGACTGGCTGTACTACCAGAAGAAGTGTTACTATCATTCAGAAGCTGTAGCAAGTTGGAATTCCAGTCAGAAGTCCTGCTCTCGCTATGGCGCTTTCCTTGCAGTGATTGACAGCCACCAAGAGTTG AACTTTATAATGTACCGACTGCGTGTAACAGACTTCTGGATTGGGCTGCgcaggaaaggaggcaaatTCTTCTGGGCGAATGGAGAGTCATTTGATACAAAGTT GATTGATTCAACACTCAGCCAGCACAGACAGGGCTTCTTAAGACCAACTGAGGTGCTCGGGACCACGTTGCAAG ATTTCATGTCAATACAACAAATGACGGAAACTGTGTCTGTATAG
- the LOC106112324 gene encoding C-type lectin domain family 2 member L-like isoform X1 — protein MLVTDSFIPRREAPLGPTGAAMRCGGCGASDPLLPRLPPGDGCPAACSSAGLAAAIRKEQPLGTAAAPRRQDWPDTCVPLSFWRTVAGTVIVVSVILLCMRVTLKGPQLETCPDDWLYYQKKCYYHSEAVASWNSSQKSCSRYGAFLAVIDSHQELNFIMYRLRVTDFWIGLRRKGGKFFWANGESFDTKLFHVNTTNDGNCVCIDSPFISTRRCSSLRDSLCTIDLFNA, from the exons ATGTTGGTGACGGATTCTTTCATCCCCCGGCGAGAGGCGCCGCTCGGCCCTACTGGCGCAGCGATGCgctgcggcggctgcggcgccTCCGACCCGCTGCTGCCCCGGTTGCCGCCTGGCGACGGCTGCCCCGCGGCCTGCAGCtcggcggggctggcggcggcgaTACGGAAGGAACAGCCGCTCGGGACAGCGGCAGCCCCCCGGCGGCAGGACTGGCCGG ATACATGCGTACCGCTCTCTTTTTGGAGAACAGTTGCAGGAACTGTCATCgttgtttctgtgattctgctgtGCATGAGGGTTACCTTAA AAGGTCCACAGCTGGAGACGTGCCCTGATGACTGGCTGTACTACCAGAAGAAGTGTTACTATCATTCAGAAGCTGTAGCAAGTTGGAATTCCAGTCAGAAGTCCTGCTCTCGCTATGGCGCTTTCCTTGCAGTGATTGACAGCCACCAAGAGTTG AACTTTATAATGTACCGACTGCGTGTAACAGACTTCTGGATTGGGCTGCgcaggaaaggaggcaaatTCTTCTGGGCGAATGGAGAGTCATTTGATACAAAGTT ATTTCATGTCAATACAACAAATGACGGAAACTGTGTCTGTATAGATTCACCCTTCATCTCTACGAGAAGGTGCTCCTCGCTCAGGGACTCGCTTTGCACCATTGATCTGTTTAATGCCTAG